In the genome of Ancylomarina subtilis, one region contains:
- the rho gene encoding transcription termination factor Rho, whose translation MYDILELNKKLVPELKEIAKELNIKKIESFKKQDLIYKILDQQAIVASEMKSSDKKAIRKRNPKKDDDQVIKEEPRKSILRKKRKPTEDIVAEKVAETSAPVEASAPIASETKEVREVRKPNPRRRREDARPTDKTQREPLQKSEAVVKEQVKTEPKVQDRIQEEAPAPKADVTKETARQEKPAQERAPQEKSNQDRAPQGKKRFERREKERPFEFDGIISNSGVLEIMQDGYGFLRSSDFNYLNSPDDIYVSQSQIKLFGLKTGDTVQGTIRPPKEGEKYFPLIKVEKINGRLPEVIRDRVPFDHLTPLFPDEKFNLTGNGKSSLSTRVVDMFAPIGKGQRGLIVAQPKTGKTVLLKEIANAIAANNPEAYMIILLIDERPEEVTDMARSVNAEVISSTFDEPAERHVRVANIVLEKAKRMVECGHDVVILLDSITRLARAYNTVSPASGKVLSGGVDANALHKPKRFFGAARNIENGGSLTILATALTETGSKMDEVIFEEFKGTGNMELQLDRKLSNKRIYPAVDLTASSTRREDLLLDEGQLNRIWVLRNFLTDMNSIEAMQFISDRMRKTRSNEEFLISMNDK comes from the coding sequence ATGTACGACATTCTTGAATTAAACAAGAAGCTTGTGCCTGAATTGAAAGAGATTGCAAAAGAGCTTAATATTAAAAAAATTGAGTCCTTTAAAAAGCAAGATTTAATCTATAAGATTCTTGATCAACAAGCCATTGTAGCTTCAGAAATGAAAAGTTCTGATAAAAAAGCTATACGTAAACGCAACCCCAAAAAAGACGACGACCAGGTTATAAAAGAAGAGCCTAGAAAGTCAATATTGCGTAAAAAAAGAAAACCAACTGAGGATATTGTTGCTGAAAAAGTAGCTGAAACATCTGCCCCAGTTGAGGCATCTGCACCAATTGCAAGTGAAACCAAAGAGGTACGAGAAGTTCGTAAACCTAATCCTCGCAGAAGACGCGAAGATGCTCGTCCTACTGACAAAACACAAAGAGAACCTCTTCAAAAGAGCGAAGCTGTTGTAAAAGAGCAAGTCAAAACTGAACCTAAAGTTCAGGATAGAATCCAAGAAGAAGCACCTGCTCCTAAAGCAGATGTAACAAAGGAGACTGCTCGTCAGGAGAAACCAGCTCAGGAAAGAGCTCCTCAGGAAAAATCGAATCAAGACAGAGCCCCTCAAGGTAAAAAACGTTTTGAGCGTCGTGAAAAAGAAAGACCTTTTGAGTTTGATGGCATCATCAGCAACTCGGGTGTACTTGAAATTATGCAAGATGGTTACGGATTTCTTCGTTCATCTGATTTCAACTATTTGAACTCTCCAGACGATATTTATGTCTCACAATCACAAATTAAACTTTTTGGTTTAAAAACAGGTGATACAGTTCAAGGGACTATTCGACCTCCAAAAGAAGGTGAAAAATATTTCCCTCTGATTAAAGTTGAAAAAATCAATGGCCGTTTGCCTGAAGTCATCCGTGACCGTGTACCATTCGACCATTTGACTCCACTTTTCCCAGATGAAAAATTCAACTTAACCGGAAATGGAAAAAGCAGTCTTTCAACTCGTGTTGTTGACATGTTTGCTCCTATCGGTAAAGGTCAACGTGGACTGATTGTTGCACAACCCAAAACAGGTAAGACTGTTTTGCTAAAGGAAATTGCCAACGCAATTGCAGCTAATAATCCGGAAGCTTATATGATTATTCTTTTAATCGATGAGCGTCCTGAGGAGGTTACTGATATGGCAAGATCTGTAAATGCAGAAGTTATTTCATCTACTTTTGATGAACCAGCAGAACGTCACGTTCGTGTTGCCAATATCGTGCTTGAAAAAGCAAAACGTATGGTTGAGTGTGGTCACGATGTTGTGATCCTTCTTGACTCTATTACACGTTTGGCACGTGCTTACAATACCGTTTCACCTGCATCAGGTAAGGTGCTTTCAGGTGGTGTTGATGCAAACGCACTTCACAAGCCTAAGCGTTTCTTTGGTGCTGCCCGTAATATCGAAAATGGTGGTTCTCTTACCATTTTAGCAACGGCATTAACCGAAACCGGTTCGAAGATGGATGAAGTTATCTTCGAAGAATTTAAGGGTACTGGTAATATGGAACTTCAGTTAGATCGTAAATTATCTAACAAACGTATATACCCTGCTGTGGATCTTACAGCTTCGAGTACACGTCGTGAAGATCTTTTACTTGATGAAGGTCAGTTGAACCGTATTTGGGTACTTCGAAACTTCTTAACTGATATGAACTCTATTGAGGCGATGCAGTTCATTAGCGACAGAATGCGCAAAACTCGTTCAAATGAAGAATTCCTAATTTCAATGAACGATAAATAA
- a CDS encoding ATP-binding protein, with protein MNTLVQTHCSLLKNKRSTIKRELGKEIDWSQRLIAIKGSRGVGKTTFLLDYIRENNRENDKSCLYINLNNLFFTERGLVSFVDEFYKKGGKTLLLDQIHKYPDWAKDLRVCHDNYPDLQIIFTASSILRVKTNEHLQSCVNIYYLQGLSFREFLNHEAGCEFKRYSLDEIVKNHESIVETILTKVRPLAFFNDYLKFGYYPCYLEEKSFIDNLLKIINLMLEFDITYLNQIELKYLTKLKKLLYIIACNAPFQPNVSKLANDVETSRATIMNYLGYLKNARLINLLNSSEDDKEKLKKPNKVYLHNTNLLFAISPDSVSENSLRETFFYNQVGVGSILTSTDRGHFLVDEKFNFEIKGNSETSEPKYKTGDYFVAADMIERGEGNTIPLWLFGFLY; from the coding sequence ATGAATACGCTAGTACAAACTCATTGTAGTTTACTCAAAAATAAAAGAAGCACCATTAAACGTGAACTAGGCAAAGAGATTGACTGGAGTCAGCGTTTAATAGCTATTAAAGGCTCTAGAGGCGTGGGGAAAACCACGTTCCTATTGGACTATATACGAGAAAATAATCGCGAGAATGATAAATCTTGCTTATATATCAACCTTAACAACTTATTTTTCACCGAACGAGGCTTGGTTTCCTTCGTAGATGAATTCTACAAAAAAGGTGGTAAAACCCTATTACTCGATCAGATACACAAATATCCGGATTGGGCTAAAGACCTGAGAGTCTGTCACGACAATTACCCAGACCTACAGATCATTTTTACAGCCTCATCAATACTTCGTGTCAAAACCAACGAACATTTGCAGTCTTGTGTCAACATCTACTATCTACAAGGCTTGTCCTTTCGTGAATTTCTAAACCATGAAGCAGGTTGTGAATTTAAACGTTACAGTCTGGACGAAATTGTGAAGAATCACGAATCAATTGTTGAAACGATCTTAACAAAGGTTCGCCCCCTTGCATTTTTTAACGACTATCTGAAATTTGGGTACTACCCTTGTTACCTTGAAGAAAAAAGTTTCATCGATAATTTACTTAAAATTATCAACCTGATGTTGGAATTCGATATCACATATTTAAATCAAATCGAATTAAAATATTTAACCAAACTGAAAAAGCTTCTTTATATCATCGCTTGTAACGCGCCTTTTCAGCCTAATGTCAGCAAACTTGCTAATGATGTTGAAACATCAAGAGCAACCATTATGAATTACCTTGGGTATTTGAAAAATGCTCGCCTAATCAATTTATTAAACTCATCGGAAGATGATAAAGAAAAGCTGAAGAAACCGAATAAAGTCTATCTGCATAATACAAACTTGCTTTTTGCAATCTCACCCGATAGCGTTTCAGAAAATAGCTTGCGTGAAACTTTTTTCTACAACCAAGTAGGTGTTGGGAGCATTTTAACAAGTACTGACAGAGGCCACTTTTTAGTGGATGAAAAATTCAATTTTGAAATAAAAGGTAATTCGGAAACAAGCGAACCTAAATATAAAACAGGAGATTATTTCGTCGCCGCTGATATGATTGAGCGTGGCGAAGGAAACACGATCCCCCTATGGCTGTTTGGGTTCTTATACTAG
- the nifJ gene encoding pyruvate:ferredoxin (flavodoxin) oxidoreductase: MAKEKKFITCDGNAAAAHIAYMFSEVSCIYPITPSSPMAENVDEWAAQGRKNLFGETVQLVEMQSEAGAAGAVHGALQAGALTTTYTASQGLLLMIPNMYKIAGELLPCVFHVSARALAAQALSIFGDHSDVYSARQTGFAMLASGSVQEVMDLSAVSHLTAIKSRVPFMNFFDGFRTSHEIQKIEAIDMEDMRGLVDYDALQAFRDRALNPETPVTRGTAQNPDVYFQAREAANPFYNAVPDMVADYMKEMTKITGREYKPFMYYGAEDAENIIIAMGSVNETIKEVVDFKNANGEKVGLVCVHLYRPFSAKHFKAVIPASVKRICVLDRTKETGANGDPLYLDVRDVFYGEENAPLIVGGRYGLGSKDVTPSQIISVYNNLAMNEPKNQFTLGIVDDVTFTSLPLLEEVKVNSESLYEAKFYGLGSDGTVGANKNSIKIIGGSTDKYCQAYFAYDSKKSGGFTASHLRFGDEPIRSTYLVTTPDFVACHVPAYVYLYDVLKGLKKGGSFLLNSIYDVEETIKHLPDHMKKYMADNEIKFYIINGTKLGEELGLGNRTNAIMQAAFFKITGVIPFEQAAEEMKKAIVKSYGNKGEKVVNMNFAAVDAGGQNVVEVPVSADWKNLSDAVEAASTNNRPKFVAEVCDPMNAQKGDDLPVSAFSGREDGTFPNGTTKFEKRGIAINVPEWQDETCIQCNQCAYVCPHAAIRPFLLTDEELAAAPAGTAVKPATGKDLKGLHFRIQVAVEDCTGCGNCADVCPAPKAKALEMKHLETQLDEKERWQYMDQTVGYKELLPKNNVKNSQFAQPLFEFSGACAGCGETPYIKLITQLFGERMMVSNATGCSSIYGGSAPSTPYCKNDKSGKGPAWANSLFEDNAEFGFGMNEGVRKMRNRIALRMEAAIDAVNAETKVAFTEWLENKDNGEASVAASDKVLAALENETHEVAKEIKDLKSYLVKKSQWIFGGDGWAYDIGYGGLDHVLASGEDVNVLVMDTEIYSNTGGQASKATPVGAVAKFAAAGKVIRKKDLGMMAASYGYVYVAQVAMGANHAQYMKAVKEAEAFPGPSLIIAYSPCISHGLKASMGKSQLEEKKAVEAGYWHLFRHNPLLEAEGKNPFTLDSKEPDWSKFQDFLLGEVRYTSLQKSFPERAKELFKAAEENALWRYKSYKRQAALDFTEE, translated from the coding sequence ATGGCAAAAGAGAAAAAATTCATTACCTGTGATGGTAATGCCGCTGCTGCACATATTGCGTATATGTTTAGCGAGGTGTCGTGTATCTACCCTATCACACCATCTTCGCCTATGGCTGAAAATGTTGACGAGTGGGCTGCACAAGGACGTAAAAATCTATTTGGCGAAACCGTACAATTAGTAGAAATGCAATCAGAAGCCGGTGCTGCAGGTGCGGTTCACGGTGCATTGCAAGCCGGTGCTTTAACAACAACTTATACAGCATCTCAGGGATTATTATTGATGATTCCTAATATGTATAAAATTGCTGGTGAGTTATTACCATGTGTATTCCACGTTAGTGCTCGTGCTCTTGCTGCTCAAGCATTATCAATCTTTGGTGATCACTCTGATGTTTATTCCGCTCGTCAGACTGGATTCGCTATGTTGGCTTCCGGTTCAGTACAAGAGGTAATGGACTTATCTGCTGTATCTCATCTTACAGCAATCAAATCAAGAGTTCCATTCATGAACTTCTTCGATGGTTTCCGTACATCTCACGAAATCCAGAAGATTGAGGCAATCGATATGGAAGACATGAGAGGTCTTGTTGACTATGACGCTTTACAAGCATTCCGTGATCGTGCGTTAAATCCTGAAACTCCCGTTACCAGAGGTACTGCTCAGAATCCTGATGTATACTTCCAGGCTCGTGAGGCTGCAAACCCATTCTACAATGCGGTTCCAGACATGGTAGCAGACTACATGAAAGAAATGACTAAAATCACTGGTCGTGAGTACAAGCCATTCATGTATTACGGTGCTGAAGATGCTGAAAACATCATCATCGCTATGGGTTCTGTTAACGAAACAATTAAGGAAGTTGTTGATTTCAAAAATGCAAATGGTGAGAAAGTTGGTTTGGTATGCGTTCACTTATACCGTCCATTCTCTGCTAAACACTTCAAAGCAGTTATTCCTGCATCTGTTAAGCGTATTTGTGTTCTTGATCGTACTAAGGAAACGGGTGCAAACGGTGATCCATTATACCTTGACGTAAGAGACGTATTCTATGGTGAAGAAAACGCTCCTCTTATCGTTGGTGGTCGTTACGGTTTAGGTTCTAAAGATGTAACTCCATCACAGATCATTTCGGTTTACAACAACCTTGCAATGAACGAGCCAAAGAATCAATTTACTTTAGGTATTGTTGATGATGTTACATTCACTTCTCTTCCATTATTAGAAGAAGTTAAGGTGAATTCTGAATCTCTTTACGAAGCGAAATTCTATGGTTTAGGTTCTGATGGTACTGTAGGTGCAAACAAGAACTCAATCAAAATTATTGGTGGTTCAACCGATAAATATTGTCAAGCTTACTTTGCTTACGATTCTAAAAAATCAGGTGGTTTTACAGCTTCTCATCTTCGTTTCGGTGATGAACCAATCCGTTCGACTTACTTGGTAACAACTCCTGACTTCGTTGCATGTCACGTTCCTGCTTACGTTTATTTATATGACGTATTAAAAGGTTTGAAAAAAGGTGGTTCTTTCCTATTGAACTCAATCTATGATGTTGAAGAGACTATTAAGCACCTTCCTGATCATATGAAAAAGTACATGGCTGACAATGAGATTAAATTCTACATTATCAATGGTACTAAATTAGGTGAAGAACTTGGTCTTGGTAACCGTACCAATGCGATTATGCAGGCTGCTTTCTTTAAGATCACTGGTGTAATTCCTTTCGAGCAAGCTGCTGAAGAAATGAAGAAAGCCATTGTTAAATCTTACGGAAACAAAGGAGAAAAAGTGGTTAATATGAACTTTGCTGCTGTTGATGCAGGTGGACAAAATGTTGTTGAAGTTCCTGTTTCTGCTGACTGGAAAAATCTTTCAGACGCAGTTGAGGCTGCTTCAACCAATAACCGTCCTAAGTTTGTTGCTGAAGTTTGTGATCCTATGAATGCTCAAAAAGGTGACGATCTTCCTGTTTCTGCTTTCTCTGGTCGTGAAGATGGTACTTTCCCTAACGGAACAACTAAATTTGAAAAGCGTGGTATCGCAATTAATGTTCCTGAGTGGCAAGACGAAACTTGTATTCAGTGTAACCAGTGTGCTTACGTTTGTCCTCACGCTGCTATTCGTCCTTTCCTATTGACTGACGAAGAATTAGCTGCTGCTCCAGCTGGAACAGCTGTTAAGCCAGCTACAGGTAAAGATCTTAAAGGTCTGCATTTCCGTATTCAGGTTGCTGTTGAAGACTGTACCGGTTGTGGAAACTGTGCTGATGTTTGTCCTGCTCCAAAAGCGAAAGCTCTTGAAATGAAGCATCTTGAAACTCAATTGGATGAGAAAGAAAGATGGCAGTATATGGACCAAACAGTTGGTTACAAGGAATTACTTCCTAAAAACAATGTGAAGAATTCACAATTTGCTCAACCATTATTCGAGTTCTCCGGAGCTTGTGCAGGTTGTGGTGAAACACCATATATCAAATTGATCACTCAATTGTTTGGTGAGAGAATGATGGTATCTAATGCAACAGGTTGTTCTTCAATCTATGGCGGTTCTGCTCCATCTACACCTTACTGTAAAAACGATAAGAGTGGTAAAGGTCCGGCTTGGGCTAACTCTTTATTCGAAGATAATGCTGAATTCGGTTTCGGTATGAACGAAGGTGTTCGCAAGATGCGTAACCGTATCGCTTTGCGTATGGAAGCTGCTATCGACGCTGTAAATGCTGAAACTAAAGTTGCATTTACTGAGTGGTTAGAAAATAAGGACAACGGTGAAGCTTCAGTAGCTGCATCGGATAAAGTTCTTGCTGCACTTGAAAACGAAACTCATGAAGTTGCTAAAGAAATCAAAGATCTTAAGAGCTACTTAGTTAAGAAGTCTCAGTGGATTTTCGGTGGTGACGGATGGGCTTACGATATCGGATACGGGGGATTAGATCACGTTCTTGCTTCTGGTGAAGATGTAAACGTTCTTGTAATGGATACTGAAATTTACTCTAACACAGGTGGACAAGCTTCTAAAGCAACTCCAGTTGGTGCTGTAGCGAAATTTGCTGCTGCGGGTAAAGTAATCAGAAAGAAAGATCTTGGTATGATGGCTGCATCTTACGGTTACGTTTACGTAGCTCAGGTTGCAATGGGTGCAAACCACGCTCAATATATGAAAGCGGTTAAAGAGGCTGAGGCCTTCCCTGGACCATCATTGATCATTGCTTATTCACCATGTATCTCTCACGGTTTGAAAGCTTCTATGGGTAAATCTCAATTAGAAGAGAAAAAAGCTGTTGAAGCAGGATACTGGCACTTATTCCGTCACAATCCACTATTGGAAGCTGAAGGAAAGAACCCATTCACTCTTGACTCTAAAGAGCCGGATTGGTCTAAGTTCCAGGATTTCTTGTTGGGTGAGGTGCGTTATACTTCATTACAGAAATCTTTCCCAGAAAGAGCTAAGGAATTATTCAAAGCTGCTGAGGAAAATGCATTGTGGAGATACAAATCTTACAAGCGTCAAGCTGCTTTAGATTTTACTGAGGAGTAA
- a CDS encoding dihydroorotate dehydrogenase-like protein — translation MANLNVEFMGLKLRNPIIVGACTLSATVEGAKELERAGAGAIVYKSLFEEQIQMERAQLDDELDLYTERNAEMISLFPALEHAGPTAHILKLIDVKKNISIPVIASLNCIYDVTWFDYAKQLEDAGVDALELNFYSMPTDLDKTAAEIEEEKIKIVKTLKKRLKIPFCIKLSPYYTNTLNFVSRLDKAGASSFALFNRLFQPEVNIKTESHVTHFNLSQRGDIKLGLRYVGLLHDKIKAQLCGTNGIYSFEDVIQMLLSGADVVQMVSAIYKNTPSYITEILSDLEMWMDQKGYKTIREFQGKLSDNKLKQSDVYYRAQYLDFLLNPEEIINKYPMR, via the coding sequence ATGGCAAATTTAAATGTAGAATTCATGGGGCTTAAGCTTAGAAACCCCATTATAGTAGGTGCTTGTACCCTATCAGCAACTGTTGAGGGCGCAAAAGAATTGGAACGCGCTGGTGCGGGAGCAATTGTGTACAAATCACTTTTTGAAGAACAGATTCAAATGGAGCGAGCTCAGCTCGATGATGAACTCGATTTGTACACCGAACGAAACGCTGAAATGATATCTCTGTTTCCAGCCTTAGAACACGCGGGTCCCACGGCTCATATTCTAAAATTAATTGATGTCAAAAAGAATATATCCATTCCGGTTATAGCCAGTTTAAACTGTATTTACGATGTCACATGGTTTGACTATGCCAAGCAATTGGAAGATGCTGGTGTTGATGCACTCGAACTAAACTTCTATTCCATGCCAACCGATTTGGATAAAACGGCAGCAGAAATAGAAGAAGAAAAAATAAAGATCGTCAAAACCCTCAAAAAAAGATTAAAAATTCCTTTCTGTATTAAACTGAGTCCCTATTATACCAATACCTTAAACTTTGTCAGTCGACTCGATAAAGCCGGAGCATCCTCATTCGCTCTATTCAATCGCCTGTTTCAACCTGAGGTAAATATTAAAACTGAAAGCCACGTCACCCATTTTAATCTAAGCCAGCGCGGAGATATCAAATTGGGACTTCGTTATGTCGGTTTACTCCACGATAAAATTAAAGCTCAGTTATGCGGAACCAATGGAATCTATTCATTTGAGGATGTGATTCAAATGCTTTTAAGTGGAGCTGATGTGGTTCAAATGGTCAGTGCCATTTACAAAAATACCCCATCATATATAACGGAGATTCTTTCAGATTTAGAAATGTGGATGGATCAAAAAGGTTACAAAACAATCCGTGAATTTCAAGGTAAACTCTCCGATAATAAATTGAAACAGTCCGACGTGTATTATAGGGCTCAATATCTGGATTTTTTATTAAATCCGGAAGAAATAATCAACAAGTATCCAATGCGATAA